Proteins from one Ramlibacter sp. PS4R-6 genomic window:
- the rplT gene encoding 50S ribosomal protein L20 produces the protein MPRVKRGVTARARHKKVLALAKGFRGRRGNVFRIAKQAVMKAGQYAYRDRRAKKRVFRQLWIARINAAARANGLTYSQFANGIRKAGIEIDRKVLADIAVHDPAAFTGIVEQVKAKLAA, from the coding sequence ATGCCTCGCGTCAAACGTGGTGTAACGGCTCGCGCCCGCCACAAGAAGGTTCTCGCCCTCGCCAAGGGCTTCCGCGGCCGCCGCGGCAACGTCTTCCGCATCGCCAAGCAGGCGGTGATGAAGGCGGGCCAGTACGCGTACCGCGACCGCCGCGCCAAGAAGCGCGTGTTCCGCCAGCTGTGGATCGCGCGTATCAACGCCGCCGCTCGCGCCAACGGGCTGACCTACAGCCAGTTCGCCAACGGCATCCGCAAGGCCGGCATCGAGATCGACCGCAAGGTCCTGGCCGACATCGCCGTGCACGACCCGGCGGCGTTTACCGGCATCGTGGAACAAGTCAAGGCCAAGCTGGCTGCTTGA
- a CDS encoding integration host factor subunit alpha, with protein MNKPEDIIEFAVESLETPALTKAQLAELLFEQIGLNKRESKDMIDAFFDLIAASLVDGQDVKISGFGNFQIRTKAPRPGRNPRTGEAIPIEARRVVTFHASHKLKEQIQGATGPAER; from the coding sequence ATGAACAAGCCAGAAGACATCATCGAGTTCGCGGTCGAAAGCCTGGAAACGCCCGCGCTCACCAAGGCCCAGCTCGCGGAATTGCTGTTCGAGCAGATCGGCCTGAACAAGCGCGAGTCGAAGGACATGATCGATGCCTTCTTCGACCTCATCGCGGCCAGCCTGGTGGACGGCCAGGACGTGAAGATTTCCGGCTTCGGCAATTTCCAGATCCGCACCAAGGCGCCGCGACCGGGCCGCAACCCGCGCACCGGCGAGGCGATCCCGATCGAGGCCCGCCGCGTGGTCACCTTCCACGCCAGCCACAAGCTCAAAGAGCAGATCCAGGGCGCCACCGGCCCCGCCGAGCGCTGA
- the rpmI gene encoding 50S ribosomal protein L35 — translation MPKMKTKSGAKKRFRVRPGGTVKRGQAFKRHILTKKSTKNKRHLRGPTGVHETNMGHMAAMLPGAGI, via the coding sequence ATGCCCAAGATGAAGACCAAGAGCGGAGCGAAGAAGCGTTTCCGCGTCCGTCCGGGTGGGACGGTCAAGCGTGGCCAGGCTTTCAAGCGCCACATCCTGACCAAGAAGTCCACCAAGAACAAGCGCCACCTGCGCGGCCCCACGGGCGTGCATGAGACCAACATGGGTCACATGGCGGCCATGCTGCCCGGTGCCGGCATCTAA
- the thrS gene encoding threonine--tRNA ligase produces the protein MIQITLPDGSKREFPGPVKVAEVAASIGAGLAKAALAGKVDGKVVDTSFTIDRDAQLSILTAKDPEGLDVIRHSTAHLLAYAVKELFPDAQVTIGPVIEHGFYYDFSYKRPFTPEDLQAIEKRMAELAAKDEPVTRRVLPRDEAVKHFKEIGEHYKAEIIASIPQGEDVSLYREGAFEDLCRGPHVPSTGKLKHFKLMKVAGAYWRGDHRNEMLQRVYGTAWASKEELQQYLTMLEEAEKRDHRKLGRELDLYHIDDVAPGVVFWHPKGWAVWQQVEQYMRQVYKDTGYQEVKGPQILDRSLWEKTGHWQNYRDNMFTTESEKRDYALKPMNCPGHVLIFKSQMRSYRDLPLRYGEFGQCHRNEPSGALHGIMRVRGFTQDDGHAFVTEDQILEECVAYTAKLQQVYRDFGFHDILYKVATRPENRVGSDELWDKAEHAVMEALRRSGVEFEISPGDGAFYGPKIEYTLKDAIGRQWQCGTMQVDFNTAERLGAEYVTETSGRAHPVMLHRAIVGSLERFIGMLVENHAGALPAWLAPVQVAVLNITDSQADYAGEVAKTLRNQGLRVELDLRNEKITYKIREHSMQKLPFILVVGDKEKAAGAVAVRARGNQDLGAMPLEAFLARISKDIQDKV, from the coding sequence ATGATCCAGATCACGCTCCCAGACGGCTCGAAACGCGAGTTCCCAGGCCCCGTGAAGGTGGCCGAGGTCGCCGCCTCCATCGGCGCAGGCTTGGCGAAGGCCGCCCTCGCCGGCAAGGTCGACGGCAAGGTCGTCGACACGTCGTTCACCATCGACCGCGACGCCCAGCTCTCCATCCTCACGGCCAAGGACCCCGAGGGCCTGGATGTCATCCGCCATTCGACGGCCCACCTGCTCGCGTATGCGGTCAAGGAGCTCTTTCCCGACGCCCAGGTCACGATCGGCCCGGTCATCGAGCACGGCTTCTATTACGACTTCTCGTACAAGCGGCCCTTCACGCCCGAGGACTTGCAGGCCATCGAGAAGCGCATGGCCGAACTGGCCGCGAAGGACGAGCCGGTCACGCGCCGCGTGCTGCCGCGCGACGAGGCGGTGAAGCACTTCAAGGAGATCGGCGAGCACTACAAGGCCGAGATCATCGCGAGCATCCCGCAGGGCGAGGACGTGTCGCTGTACCGCGAAGGCGCCTTCGAGGACCTGTGCCGGGGCCCGCACGTGCCGTCCACGGGCAAGCTCAAGCACTTCAAGCTGATGAAGGTGGCCGGCGCCTACTGGCGCGGCGACCACCGCAACGAGATGCTCCAGCGGGTCTACGGCACGGCCTGGGCCAGCAAGGAGGAACTGCAGCAGTACCTCACGATGCTGGAGGAGGCCGAGAAGCGCGACCACCGCAAGCTCGGCCGCGAGCTCGACCTGTACCACATCGACGACGTGGCGCCCGGCGTGGTGTTCTGGCACCCGAAGGGCTGGGCGGTCTGGCAGCAGGTGGAGCAGTACATGCGCCAGGTCTACAAGGACACGGGCTACCAGGAAGTGAAGGGCCCGCAGATCCTCGACCGCTCGCTCTGGGAGAAAACGGGCCACTGGCAGAACTACCGCGACAACATGTTCACCACGGAATCGGAAAAGCGCGACTACGCGCTCAAGCCGATGAACTGCCCGGGGCACGTGCTGATCTTCAAGTCGCAGATGCGCAGCTACCGCGACCTGCCGCTGCGCTACGGCGAATTCGGGCAGTGCCACCGCAACGAGCCGTCGGGGGCGCTGCACGGGATCATGCGCGTGCGCGGCTTCACGCAGGACGACGGCCATGCCTTCGTCACCGAGGACCAGATCCTGGAGGAATGCGTCGCCTACACGGCCAAGCTGCAGCAGGTCTACCGCGATTTCGGCTTCCACGACATCCTCTACAAGGTGGCGACGCGCCCCGAGAACCGCGTGGGCTCGGACGAGCTGTGGGACAAGGCCGAGCACGCCGTGATGGAGGCGCTGCGGCGCTCGGGCGTCGAGTTCGAGATTTCCCCGGGCGACGGGGCTTTCTACGGCCCGAAGATCGAGTACACGCTGAAGGACGCCATCGGCCGCCAGTGGCAGTGCGGCACGATGCAGGTGGACTTCAACACGGCCGAGCGCCTGGGCGCCGAGTACGTGACGGAGACGAGCGGCCGGGCGCACCCGGTGATGCTCCACCGCGCCATCGTCGGCAGCCTGGAGCGTTTCATCGGCATGCTGGTCGAAAACCACGCCGGGGCGCTGCCCGCCTGGCTGGCGCCGGTGCAGGTGGCCGTGCTCAATATCACGGACTCGCAGGCCGATTACGCTGGGGAAGTCGCGAAAACGCTTCGAAATCAAGGGCTTAGGGTGGAGCTGGACCTGCGCAACGAGAAAATTACGTATAAAATACGGGAGCATTCGATGCAGAAGCTGCCTTTCATCCTGGTCGTGGGCGACAAGGAGAAGGCGGCAGGTGCCGTCGCAGTGCGCGCCCGGGGCAACCAGGACCTCGGTGCGATGCCCCTCGAAGCGTTCCTAGCGCGCATCTCGAAGGACATCCAGGACAAGGTCTGA
- the infC gene encoding translation initiation factor IF-3 produces the protein MATDFRDRRQREERKHRLNREIMAPEVRLSGPNNEPIGIVSLQEALRMAGEMDVDLVEIAATASPPVCRLMDYGKFKYQEQKKAAEAKAKQTVIEIKEVKFRPGTDEGDYNIKMRNIRRFLAEGDKVKITLRFRGREITHQELGMALLNRIRDELADLILVEQFPKLEGRQMIMMIAPGKKKVAPAKPAETKPAPSTQAAQA, from the coding sequence ATCGCTACTGATTTTCGCGACCGCCGCCAACGCGAGGAACGCAAGCACCGCCTGAACCGGGAGATCATGGCCCCGGAAGTCCGCCTCAGCGGACCCAACAACGAGCCGATCGGCATCGTCAGCCTGCAGGAAGCCCTGCGCATGGCGGGTGAGATGGACGTGGACCTGGTCGAGATTGCCGCGACCGCCAGCCCGCCGGTGTGCCGGCTGATGGACTACGGCAAGTTCAAGTACCAGGAACAGAAGAAGGCAGCGGAAGCGAAAGCGAAGCAGACCGTCATCGAGATCAAGGAAGTCAAGTTCCGCCCGGGTACGGACGAAGGCGACTACAACATCAAGATGCGCAACATCCGCCGATTCCTGGCGGAGGGCGACAAGGTGAAGATCACGCTGCGCTTCCGCGGCCGCGAGATCACGCACCAGGAGCTGGGGATGGCGCTGTTGAACCGGATTCGCGACGAGCTGGCCGACCTGATCCTGGTCGAGCAGTTCCCGAAGCTGGAAGGCCGGCAGATGATCATGATGATCGCGCCGGGCAAGAAGAAGGTGGCCCCGGCGAAGCCGGCGGAGACCAAGCCGGCGCCGAGCACGCAGGCGGCGCAGGCTTAA
- the pheS gene encoding phenylalanine--tRNA ligase subunit alpha, with product MTQELESIVAGAREAFSKAGTPADLENAKAQFLGKSGRITELMKGMGSLSVDEKKTRGAAVNQAKQAIEAALADRREALANAELESQLKAEALDVSLPGRMREPGGLHPVSLTMERIEQIFASMGFDVADGPELESDWHSFTSLNNPPNHPARSMQDTFYVDIKGDDGIPYNLRPHTSPMQVRYAHAHIKKYAGAKVMPEIRVIAPGRTYRVDSDATHSPMFHQCEGLWLGENVSFKDLKVVFTDFCRTFFESDDLALRFRPSFFPFTEPSAEIDIQFQHGPLAGKWLEVAGSGQVHPQVVRNMGLDPEKFIGFAFGMGPDRLTMLRYGVNDLRLFFDGDIRFLRQFR from the coding sequence ATGACACAAGAACTCGAATCCATCGTTGCCGGCGCGCGTGAGGCTTTCTCGAAAGCGGGCACGCCCGCCGACCTCGAGAACGCCAAGGCGCAGTTCCTGGGCAAGTCCGGCCGCATCACGGAACTGATGAAGGGCATGGGCTCGCTGTCCGTCGACGAGAAGAAGACGCGCGGCGCCGCGGTCAACCAGGCCAAGCAGGCGATCGAGGCCGCGCTGGCCGACCGCCGCGAGGCGCTCGCGAACGCGGAGCTCGAATCGCAGCTGAAGGCCGAGGCGCTGGACGTCTCCCTGCCGGGCCGCATGCGCGAGCCGGGCGGGCTTCACCCGGTGAGCCTGACGATGGAGCGCATCGAGCAGATCTTCGCCAGCATGGGCTTCGACGTGGCCGACGGCCCCGAGCTCGAAAGCGACTGGCACAGCTTCACGTCGCTGAACAACCCGCCGAACCACCCGGCGCGGTCGATGCAGGACACCTTCTACGTCGACATCAAGGGCGACGACGGCATCCCCTACAACCTGCGCCCGCACACCAGCCCGATGCAGGTGCGCTACGCCCACGCGCACATCAAGAAGTACGCCGGCGCCAAGGTCATGCCCGAGATCCGCGTGATCGCACCGGGCCGCACCTACCGCGTGGACAGCGACGCGACGCACTCGCCCATGTTCCACCAGTGCGAAGGCCTGTGGCTGGGCGAGAACGTGAGCTTCAAGGACCTGAAGGTCGTGTTCACCGACTTCTGCCGCACCTTCTTCGAAAGCGACGACCTCGCGCTGCGCTTCCGCCCGAGCTTCTTCCCGTTCACGGAGCCGAGCGCCGAAATCGACATCCAGTTCCAGCACGGCCCGCTCGCGGGCAAGTGGCTCGAAGTGGCGGGCTCCGGCCAGGTGCATCCGCAGGTGGTGCGCAACATGGGCCTGGACCCCGAGAAGTTCATCGGCTTCGCGTTCGGCATGGGCCCGGACCGCCTGACCATGCTGCGCTACGGGGTGAACGACCTGCGCCTGTTCTTCGACGGCGACATCCGTTTCCTGCGCCAGTTCCGATAA
- a CDS encoding MerR family transcriptional regulator has product MEKGLPAIPAKRYFTIGEVSELCGVKPHVLRYWEQEFTQLRPMKRRGNRRYYQHHEVLMIRRIRDLLYDQGFTISGARNKLQEIVQVERDKRRAGEVMLEGVEVIEVEDSAFADDFEDSAPPEERDAFSQKIMLVRRELFEIRDLLSNTH; this is encoded by the coding sequence ATGGAGAAAGGCCTCCCGGCAATCCCGGCAAAGCGCTACTTCACCATCGGTGAGGTCAGCGAACTGTGTGGCGTCAAGCCCCACGTGCTACGGTATTGGGAGCAGGAGTTCACGCAGCTGCGTCCGATGAAGCGGCGCGGCAACCGCCGTTACTACCAGCACCACGAGGTGCTGATGATCCGCCGCATCCGCGACCTGCTGTACGACCAGGGCTTCACCATCAGCGGCGCGCGCAACAAGCTGCAGGAGATCGTGCAGGTCGAGCGCGACAAGCGCCGCGCCGGCGAGGTGATGCTCGAGGGCGTGGAGGTGATCGAGGTCGAGGATTCGGCCTTCGCCGACGACTTCGAGGACAGCGCGCCGCCCGAGGAGCGCGACGCCTTCTCGCAGAAGATCATGCTCGTGCGCCGCGAGCTCTTCGAGATCCGCGACCTGCTCTCCAATACGCACTAG
- the pheT gene encoding phenylalanine--tRNA ligase subunit beta, whose translation MQFPESWLREFCDPRLSTKEIADTLTMGGLEVEDLRPVAPPFDKVVVGEIKECVQHPNADRLRVCQVDVGQGALLNIVCGAPNARVGIKVPTALVGAVLPPDEEGKPFEIKLGKLRGVESQGMLCSARELKLSEDHAGLLELDASTPIGRNVRDVLRLDDHVFTLKLTPNLAHALSVYGVARELSALTGAPLKEPKFEPVQPKHDAKLKVKISAPDLCGRFSGRVVRNVNTKAKTPQWMVDRLARCGQRSVTALVDISNYVMFEFGRPSHIFDLDKIHGALDVRWGKPGEQLKLLNGTTITVDDKVGVIADDREVESLAGIMGGDATAVSDDTKNVYVEAAFWWPEAVQGRSRRYNFSTDAGHRFERGVDPSLTVEHIEHITRLIIDICGGEAGPMDDQAPKLPERKPVQMRVARAAKVIGMPITEAQCMDAFARLKLPAKSSGGVITVTPPPYRFDMTIEEDLIEEVTRIVGYNNLPTTPPLAPITARVRPESQRSRFAVRRHLAALGYFETINFSFVEESWEKELAGNPNPVQLLNPIASQMSVMRSSLVGSLLQVLRFNLDRKAERVRVFEIGRVFLRDTSVATTDTTVHGIHQPMRVAGLAWGNADDAQWGRRATPVDFYDAKGDVEALLAPRKAEFKPAQHPAMHPGRCAGVWLDGRQVGTVGELHPRWRQQWEFAQAPVVFELELDAVTKRDVPAFEPVPRFQPAQRDIAVIVKDGVTHDAVLAAINAAPTDGLLRDAFLFDVYKPKQAVAGMAADEKSFALRLTLASNDATLTDEQIEACVQAIVREVASRTGARLRG comes from the coding sequence ATGCAATTCCCCGAGTCCTGGCTGCGCGAGTTCTGCGACCCGCGGCTGAGCACGAAAGAGATCGCCGACACGCTCACCATGGGCGGGCTGGAGGTCGAGGACCTGCGCCCGGTCGCGCCGCCGTTCGACAAGGTCGTCGTCGGCGAGATCAAGGAGTGCGTACAGCACCCCAACGCCGACCGCCTGCGCGTCTGCCAGGTGGACGTGGGGCAGGGCGCGCTGCTCAACATCGTGTGCGGCGCGCCCAACGCGCGCGTCGGGATCAAGGTGCCGACGGCGCTGGTCGGCGCCGTGCTGCCGCCGGACGAGGAGGGCAAGCCCTTCGAGATCAAGCTCGGCAAGCTGCGCGGCGTCGAAAGCCAGGGCATGCTCTGCTCGGCGCGCGAGCTGAAGCTGTCCGAGGACCACGCGGGCCTGCTGGAGCTCGATGCGTCCACGCCCATCGGCAGGAACGTGCGCGACGTGCTGCGGTTGGACGACCACGTCTTCACGCTGAAGCTCACGCCCAACCTCGCGCATGCGCTGTCGGTGTACGGCGTCGCTCGCGAGCTGTCGGCGTTGACCGGCGCGCCCCTCAAGGAGCCGAAGTTCGAGCCCGTGCAGCCGAAGCACGACGCGAAGCTCAAGGTCAAGATTTCCGCGCCCGACCTGTGTGGCCGCTTTTCCGGCCGCGTCGTGCGCAACGTCAACACGAAGGCGAAGACCCCCCAGTGGATGGTCGACCGCCTCGCCCGCTGTGGCCAGCGCAGCGTCACCGCGCTGGTGGACATCTCGAACTACGTGATGTTCGAGTTCGGCCGCCCGTCGCACATCTTCGACCTCGACAAGATCCACGGCGCGCTCGACGTGCGCTGGGGCAAGCCGGGCGAGCAACTCAAGCTTCTGAACGGCACCACGATCACGGTCGACGACAAGGTCGGCGTGATCGCCGACGACAGGGAAGTCGAGTCGCTGGCCGGCATCATGGGCGGCGATGCCACGGCGGTCTCCGACGACACGAAGAACGTGTACGTCGAGGCGGCCTTCTGGTGGCCCGAGGCCGTACAGGGCCGTTCGCGCCGCTACAACTTCTCCACCGACGCCGGCCACCGCTTCGAGCGCGGCGTCGACCCGAGCCTGACGGTCGAGCACATCGAACACATCACACGGCTGATCATCGACATCTGCGGTGGCGAAGCCGGCCCGATGGACGACCAGGCGCCGAAGCTGCCCGAGCGCAAGCCGGTGCAGATGCGGGTGGCGCGCGCCGCCAAGGTCATCGGCATGCCGATCACCGAAGCGCAGTGCATGGATGCGTTCGCGCGCCTGAAGCTGCCCGCGAAGTCTTCGGGCGGCGTGATCACCGTGACGCCGCCGCCCTACCGCTTCGACATGACGATCGAGGAAGACCTCATCGAGGAGGTCACGCGCATCGTCGGCTACAACAACCTGCCGACGACCCCGCCGCTTGCGCCCATCACCGCGCGCGTGCGCCCGGAATCGCAGCGCAGCCGCTTCGCCGTGCGCCGCCACCTGGCCGCCCTGGGCTATTTCGAGACCATCAACTTCAGCTTCGTCGAGGAGAGCTGGGAGAAGGAGCTCGCCGGCAACCCGAACCCGGTCCAGCTCCTCAACCCGATCGCCAGCCAGATGAGCGTGATGCGCTCCTCGCTCGTCGGTTCGCTGCTGCAGGTGCTGCGCTTCAACCTCGACCGCAAGGCCGAGCGCGTGCGCGTGTTCGAGATCGGCCGTGTGTTCCTGCGCGACACGTCCGTTGCGACGACCGACACGACGGTGCACGGCATCCACCAGCCGATGCGCGTCGCGGGCCTCGCCTGGGGCAACGCGGACGACGCGCAGTGGGGCAGGCGCGCCACGCCCGTCGATTTCTACGACGCCAAGGGCGACGTGGAAGCCCTGCTCGCGCCGCGCAAGGCCGAATTCAAGCCGGCCCAGCACCCGGCCATGCATCCCGGCCGCTGCGCGGGCGTGTGGCTGGACGGCCGGCAGGTCGGCACGGTCGGCGAACTGCACCCGCGCTGGCGCCAGCAATGGGAGTTCGCGCAGGCGCCGGTCGTGTTCGAACTGGAACTCGATGCCGTCACGAAGCGCGACGTTCCCGCGTTCGAGCCCGTGCCGCGTTTCCAGCCGGCTCAGCGCGACATCGCAGTCATCGTCAAGGATGGGGTCACGCACGACGCGGTGCTTGCGGCCATCAACGCCGCGCCGACCGATGGCTTGCTGCGTGACGCATTCCTCTTCGACGTCTACAAACCCAAACAGGCGGTTGCAGGCATGGCGGCGGACGAGAAGAGCTTCGCGCTTCGCTTGACGCTCGCCAGCAACGACGCGACACTGACCGACGAACAGATCGAGGCTTGCGTCCAGGCCATCGTGAGGGAAGTGGCGAGCCGCACCGGGGCCCGCCTGAGGGGATGA